TTGTGTTCATTCATAGTGGTGTCTAGTTGATAATCAAACCTAAACAATCTTTTCTTCATGTAGAGACGATTCTGACTACtcttctttatgaaaatttcctctaGTGCTTTCCACTATACATATGCAGAAGTTTCATTCTTGAAGCTATACTTTTGATCCTTAGAAAAACAAGACCAAATCGTACTACATGCCTAACAATTGATAGTATTTCATTCTTTCTACTTCATATCTTCgggtttttcttcttcaataGCTATGTCTAGACCTTGTTGAAACAAAACATTAAGCAGCTCTCCCTACCACATGTTGAAATGACCAATTCCAACAAAAACTCCATTTAAAACTTTGCATTTTACATTACTATCCTCATAGGTGACAAGTTTGATGAAGACATCAATTTCATTTCAATACCAACTAACAATGTTCAATAGTAAGCACTTGATACCAGAATAATGAGTATAATTCAACAACAACGCACTAGGTAAGCTCccaagaaagagaggtggatcataAAGACACTCTTAAATACAAGTCTTTCCTAACCAAAACATTTCCTAAACATGCACTTTCACACAACTACACTAATATCCAATAATCAAGGAACTGCGAGACTCTGATACTAATTGTTGGGGACACCGGGTAATATCTCACACAACTGTAGCTTTAATATTAAACACCAAAATTAAATTGAGAATACCGAAAACAAATTGAAACTACCCCAACACAGCACATTAACCTGAAAAATTACTATTGGTTCAACAAATTGCTTACGTCCTTGGATTCCAACATTAAATGATAACTTCActagtattaaaaaaattacaaactaaTGAAATCCCCAATTAAAAGAAATTCCCAAAGTATTACACACTTGAGAAAGAGGAGAAGTTGGGATGCTTCCTAAGTGAAGGCATTAAGCCTTCTTTTATATAGGATGAGAGGCGGCATGTGTAAATGCCTTATTTTATGAGCTCCATATATGATTCAAGCAACTGCCTAATGATGAACCACAAGGTAAGCTCTATGGAACCATCTTTAACACATACATAAACCAGACTTACATTTCAAGTAATATTTTTTGCTGCCCACATCCACAAGTTCCTTAATAGCGAAGAGTGTTGAAAAGAGATTTCTTCTCTTTTGGGCAATGGGAATGGAGAAGAATATCTCATATTagtgaaaatattattattccAAATTCCATCACTTGGTTCCTGATGATTTTGCTTTTgtaatattagaattttttttatctatataattattttaaatttcgaCTTAATTTATTATCTACATTATATTCAATGATTACTATCgaaatggaaattaaataatataaactgtTTGATTTCGAATCCATTAAATATCTTAATTTAATAACTCGtaactttttaacaaataaaatatgttaagatttacatattcaaatattaatatttacatcaATTCTGAAATCCGCTTTGCATGGAAATAATGTTTTTCAACCTTATAGAACTATTcttcttctatttgacattgattagaataaggtttttcaacctttaaatagatgtagttaaAACTCCTCTTCTATAATTCgaatttcaacattagtgaattttcttctcctctacttatggttttttcccgaaagtattgtgctttatttttctttcttattgtttTGTGATCATTCTATATTACCATTATCGATATTCAATTTTTACAGAaaccaaatttattaataaacAATTTAGGATTTATTCAATTGAAACGTTTAAAACtaaatctatatatatttttaaataattcataaTTTCGTGACCACGATTAAATCATGTCAAGATTTCATGTAACTCTTAATACATGGGATATGTAGTTATGAATTGAAATATGGAAACGGATTCAATGATCCAGAATCAATATTCTTTATAAgttgcaaaataaaaataaaaattacagtgTTATCTCTCAATACGCAAGCAGTAAAAAAGAGAATACCGTTGGGCAAATCTATTAGTACCCATAGAGAatctaaaacattaaaaaaaaaggttgtaAAAGCATTTAAGTTAGTTCTTATGTGGTCCATATGTACTGGCCTAGGAAAGAATCATGTTGCAGTAAAGGATTGAAGACACTGATACTGGAAATcaataatggaaaaagaaaattggTGGGGACTGAATCAAATCAAAGAGTAGCCCAAAAAGGATCACGAAATATCTGTGATATACAttgattttaatgaatttttattttccttctgtTATCCTACAAATTCCTTTTAAGGGGCTCCACTTTCTCTCCCTCCAAACACCACCCACCACCAACCTTCaaattcttgttgttttctctttAAATACAATCTCTCATTACATTCATACATCTCTTGTGAGCTTGTTTATTGGTCTGGTCACTCGATGACCAATTTTTAATGCTATACCAGCTTTTTTTTTTACCCTTCATGTTACACTATATAAAATAGAGGGCTAAGGCAACTGTCTGCTTATTTGGTGTTcattaatgttttatcaaattATGGATGGTGACTATGGCGGCAGTTGCGGTGGCTGTTCTGAGGACATGACGGTGGAGTTTGGTTATGAACCACATGTTTTAGCGGTGGATGATAACCTCATTGATAGAACACTGGTGGAGAAATTACTCAAGAACTCCTCCTGTAAAGGTACATTatactttttattctttttacaatttaatccttcattACTTTGGGTCATTTTTCAAAGGAATTTGCTTGTGTCTTTGGTGCAGTAACAACTGCAGAAAATGGGCTGAGGGCATTGGAATTTTTGGGTTTGGGAAGTGACGAGAGGAATTCCTTGGAGGGCACCGTAAGAACCCAGAACTTAACTCTTACTGATTCATGCAGCAAGCTTAATGTCGTGTTTTAAATGTCAAACTGCAGGTCTCAAAGGTAAATCTAGTAATAACAGATTATTGCATGCCTGGAATGACAGGATATGAGCTGCTTAAGAAAATTAAGGTATTGAAAATGCAACATTTTGTTAAGAACCCATTTTGAAGAATAAATGTGAGCGAGCATTGAAATTAAGTTGATGTTGTGAAAAAACAGGAGTCATCAGTTCTGAAGGAGGTCCCTGTTGTAATCATGTCATCTGAAAATATTCCAACTCGAATTAACCAGTAAGTTTTCCTGGAGatgtttttttccttcttctttgcattttattcaatggtaagtgcaaaataaataaatgaagtttaatttttcATAGTTAGATTTTAATGTTGGAGTATATTATGTGAAAAAAAATAGGTGCTTAGAAGAAGGTGCTCAAATGTTCATGCTGAAGCCCTTGAAACAGTCGGATGTTAAGCAATTGAAACGCCATTTGATGAAATACAGAAGCTGAAATTTACCCTTTTTTGAGGACAAACTTTAGCCATTACCAAAAAATGTATGAGAAACATttattctaataaaaaatattttttcagatGCAATTTCTTGTTCTGTTTTTAATCCAGAGTTCAGCTATCTTCGGAAAGAGAATATTCATTGTACCGAGTAAAGACTTCGTTTGTACTAagttttatttaaatgtttatatatgatatagtttgtgtaaatttatattatcatatttttctttttctaaattgaTGAAATGATATTATTTgctttattaatataataaactttctttataataattttgttcGTTACATAAAAATTATGGCTATACATTTATAACAGCTCTCTATTTAAAATGGATAAAATGACATTTACACCCTTAATGCTTTGACAGATTAGTTTTTCCCTCCATTGGTTCCTTTTCACCTATGCAATTATTGTCACATGTTTCCAATGTGAATTAGTTGTTAACTTGCATACTCAATTAAGTTTCACTATCAATAGTCATCATTAGTTTTgtaattttcatttataataaagagaaaataattaGTTATGGattatttaagaaaatttcaTAGAAAGACCCTGGTCATTTAATCTTTGCAAACTAAATCTTTGCTTCGTTGGTATCGACATTGGCCTTCGAGTTAGTTGCTAGTCGCGGTTTCTCCAGCATTTTTTcgtagttttattttatttttaatttcaatccaTATTTCTATTAGGAACTGCTCTCAAAAGGCTTTATCATGATAGATCATAATGATGGTGATATATTCAAGATAATGAGGAGAAGGATAGCACATTTGAGACTTGACCTTTTGTGCATGCATCACTAATATGGTATGTCTCTTGCGGCTTTTGGTAGTTTTTCTTGGTTGATCAGCgttcatcttcaagttgatttaATGATGGCGAGGCTAGGATGCAAATTTCAGCAATTTGATCAAGTTGGTGCTTTTCTAGTttgtttctaaattattttaGTGTTGCAGTTATTGTCAACTTGcccttttttttattactttgcaGACATGACATTTTTACATTaatttgtagtggtttatttATCATTTGTACAATGTGTCATGTCTTTGCATTATTGTTGACCATGGTtcctataaataatattttcttcaaacaaaaaaaaattgctataacaatatttgatatttagatcatatttgaatttcttaaaatttcaaataaaaaactataatatattaataatattgattaaTGAGATTTAGATgatatctttaataaaatttacaaatgtaatttattttagGGTGTGTTTGGATGTCACTGAGTAATTGAAGGAATTAAAATTTCCTAAATATGTTTGACTAATAGAGTGTAATTACATTGTAGTTTCCTATGTTATATTTGGTATTTTAAATTGTAATCACGCAactacataatttaaattttaaaatatattaattattataaaaattatcaataattgtTTGAGAAAAAAAACAAGTAGCATAAACTAAATCAATAAATATTGTATAATGTAGTTAAACTTggtataattaatttataataaatactatGTGATGTAGTTAATTATTTAGGTCAAAATATATAggaaattatttataataaataaaattttaaattattttaacgagattagtaattaaaatactattattattgtataaaaattactCTTTAAATTTAAGTCAAGTACAAAATACTTGAAAAGTCACATATGGTAATTGGATTTTAGTGTAATTTTTTATAAGTACCCGCGTAATTACTCAAATTCTCATCTTTcataataattgaaaaatataattggTTTTAGTTACCCGCAATGACTCATTAATTACAATGGttatgtcacaccccaaaataaaGGGGGTAGTTGTGATGAGCAAGTAAGAAATAAGTCTTATGCTTAATAGTTAAGTGGCTTTTATATTCCTTAGAGGTTTTAGATTTAATCCACACTTCTCTCATTTCTTTAATCTTTATTTTCAGCAAACTAGGATgaaaaattactttaaaataaatattatttagagTAAAATCTATCAAGAATGGGTAGCAGCCCAAATGGTTAAGCATCAATCCTCCCCCCTTGCACAACCAAGTTTGAACCACCCAAGACCCTTTCATTTTATTTCGACAGAATAGGGGAAATTACCAGCTCTAGCTATTTAGTCATTTCCCCCCCAATTACACTAGGATtatgtttcttcttcctttccaATTAGAATTTCTCTTCCATCTCCCTATAtcttctcatctttcttttccaTCCTCTTCTTTACATTAAATTTTCTCTCCATTGCTGAAATTATTATTGCTTTCGATATCAAATCAGTCCCCAATAAAATTGATTCTCTATCAATTGTTGAAATTCTACATTGATAGCCTTCGTAATTCCATCAACTATGATAAGTGCATCTCAATCTAAAGTTTAGAACCCCGAATTTCGTTAAATTTCTATCCGATATtgatatttcaaatcaattagtCAACCTTTCATTGTTCTTGACGAATCTTTCGTTAATATCATTGAATATTGATAAATCTTAGAAAACAAATGTTATATCTTGTATAATTATCATTTGAAGGACCTGATTTATGTACCTCAGATTAGATTTGAACATGAGGAATGCCGTTCGAGATACCAGTGACAGGTGTGTCTTCTTTTACAAGCGAATCGGGGCAAATCAAGCCTCAGAATAGGGccacatgggcttgtgggccaCACATGTGGGCCACATGGTCCACCACATGACTATATGCCTTAGAAACCCTAGTGTAGTTTGTGAACCACATAGCCttccacacgaccatgtctcccATGTAGATTGATTTTGCAATTTCCACACGACCATAGCCTGTTACACAACTGTGTAACCCCTTCAAACGGCTTATAGCCtcacacacgaccatgtgacccaagttttaaaaaaattatagttttgcccataaatttatgttatgttcaatttagtccctaattgatcCCTAAATTGTTCCTAGAAGTTTTTGTGCACTTAATTGACCATTAAATTAGTGTTTATACgcaaatttacaatttatatgCCTGAATTTCTACTGTTATAATGTGTTTATTGATATTGTTTAGTTGAATCATTATGGTGATATGAATAAACAATTGATATTAATCATGCCTACTGTTAAAGTGTAATTGACATATTGTGAGTCCTAATACTGTTATTACCTTATTGAATACATGATAAACATGTCATTGCTAGTGCTGAATGGAATAAGTGTTAAATAATCCTACAGATTTCTACGTTATTATGTTATAAAGTATATCATATTGCATTACACGGGAGGATGATTTGTACGGAGGAAGAGTGTCAATTTAATAATTTGCAAActagtggtggcttgtccacaaaccAAGTGGCAATTTGTTCAATGTGCAAACATGTTGTGCACTTACAACAAGTGGTAGTAACTGCAAATATGTAGTTCGATCACAAACCCAGTGGCAGCTTAATTGCAAATGTTTTTATCTAAATTACCGGTGGTTTACCTACAATATTTATAAACCCAGTGTCAAATTTTATCTGCAATTACGTTGTGTATCCACAACAAGTGGCAGTTATCTGCAAATCAGCGGTGGCTCAACCATAACCCAGAGTGATATGGTAGGTGAGTACTGGGAAGCTTATGAGTGAGGTGTGTAGCGAAGTTAGGTAGGACCTTTCTGATAAACTGAACTTTCATTGCCATACATTAACATGTGTATTTGACATTGTGTTTTATGAAGTAGTGTAGTGAAGTGATGATACGATAAACCGTTAATCTAAAGTGCTTTATGATtgtgattattttcaaaattgctAACCCACATGCTTTGCCTACGATTTTGTTTCAGTTTTCTTGTGAAAGTACTTACACTGAGCTTCATAACTCACTCTCCTTTACTTTACatctttacagataacccacTAGGTTAAGAAGCGAAACTGGTAAATAGAAGGACTCGACTCGgattaaagttttattaatatttttatttttacgcattattatttatagttcctATTATTTAAGAACTGTAATGTCTTATTTAAATTGTGGCATGCGACTTAGTTTCAGGTTCATTTAGGGAATGCATGAAATATTTAGGCTATTAATGcttgagttttattttataatgcATGAAACATTGTTTTCATTAAATCTATGCTAGTATGACTTTTTCATTGCATTGATGAAAAACGAGTTTTTAAACAAATAGATAATTTATAAGTCAATCGGTTTTGAATTAAATGTATTATTTCGTAAAAAGGGTCGTAAAACGCTAAGTTTTTCTGAAAATAGACTAAGTTTTCTCTAAagttaaataaatgttttaaaacggctattttataaactttgCCAGCTTAATGGGTCATCTCAGTGGCCAATGTAATCTGTTGAATTCGGGcctaatgtctaggccgggttggggAGGTCACATTTGGTAGTATCAAAGCCTAGATTTTCTAAACTTGGACTATGGAAATTTGAGGAAGTCTACATGAATGCATCAAAAAATGGTATTTTAAGAAAAAACCATGCCAcagtttttgaaaaattaatttttctacaGGAAATTAAATCCAAGACCCCATTATCAGTCTTGACTTAGATACTTTTGAAACTTTAGATAAATTGTGATCGTTATACTGTAAATACTTAGGAAATAGCTAATGCTTGAAGCCCTTTGTTTGAAACCTATAGATACCCTTTAGATCCTAGATTTTTGAGAGTTCACTATGAACACTTAAGGTAGACGTGGTAGGTGTAAGCCACGCAGGGCTGCACTTGTAGAGTCGCCTACTGTTCAGGGCGAGAACCGGATCCATGAAGAGGACTATGTTGAGAACTCTACCGCCAATGGTGGCGGAGGCTATGACAACGACAACGGCAATGACGTTGTGACGTAGGCAATGCTAAAAGTATTGCAAAGGGTTGCTTGAGCCTAAACTGGATTGGGGAGCCATGGATCTGTTGCGGAGAGATTGCGATCAAATGGGGCTAAGATGTTCAAAGGCGTTTCTAGAACAACTCCTATCATGGCTGAGTATCGGATGGAGTCGACAGAAGGGTGGTAAAACGTTAAGTTTTTTCGAAAATAGTAAGTTTCCTCTAAAgttaaacaaatgttttaaaacgacttttttttataaattctgCCAACTTAGTGGGTCGTCTTGGTAGCCAATGTAATCTCCTGAATTCGGGTCTAACATCTAGGCTGAGTTGGGGAGGCTATAGGTTACTCAAACAAGTCACAAGTatgtaattacaaataattacatTCAAATCTAATTACTAGGTGGTTTTTCAAACTCGCCCTTGTTAAAGatgattttcatttaattaaatatgattaatatgttttattatgcGAAATTGAAATAAGTTATTGAAATAAGTTATTGAAATAATGtcttaactaaaatttatgatttttaaagaacTAATTTACTAAAGAGTGTACTTCATAATTTGTAGATGCTATTATAGAAAAAAAAGCTACTATgaggataaaaataa
The genomic region above belongs to Gossypium hirsutum isolate 1008001.06 chromosome D05, Gossypium_hirsutum_v2.1, whole genome shotgun sequence and contains:
- the LOC107904842 gene encoding two-component response regulator ARR17, which translates into the protein MFYQIMDGDYGGSCGGCSEDMTVEFGYEPHVLAVDDNLIDRTLVEKLLKNSSCKVTTAENGLRALEFLGLGSDERNSLEGTVSKVNLVITDYCMPGMTGYELLKKIKESSVLKEVPVVIMSSENIPTRINQCLEEGAQMFMLKPLKQSDVKQLKRHLMKYRS